One window of the Periophthalmus magnuspinnatus isolate fPerMag1 chromosome 6, fPerMag1.2.pri, whole genome shotgun sequence genome contains the following:
- the duox gene encoding dual oxidase 1 has product MNIPVPKGDPIFDPSSTGKVLLPYQRTQYAEETGQSPSNPRIQLNLVSAWIDGSSIYGHSSSWSDSLRSFSGGLLASGSERDMPRLESGLRFMWSAPNPSTREHGTNGLYELGNAWANENMFTAAEGIIWFRYHNYVASKLHEEHPEWSDERLFQNARKTVVATFQNIVAYEWLPAYLGDKMLSAYPGYQKFVDPGISPEFQVAAIRFGITMAPPGVYMRNKTCNFREIINSDGRPSPAIRLCNSFWIRQSPNMKTSQDIDELIMGMASQISEKEDNIVVEDLRDFMYGPLRFTRTDLVALTINRGRDFGLPTYTEVRKAFDLPLLKTIKDINPELYRANPQLLKGIAELYDADISKLELFVGGLLESVDGPGPVFSAIILDQFERIRNGDRFWFENKQNGLFTDEEIQIIRNTTFHDVIVAVTSSGSTDIQENVFFWTNGDPCPQPTQLTASALQPCTNATKLNYFDGDKAGFIFFITVLILFPFVSLLVAWLVAILKKYKYNKLQRERKSVNRTDEPTVGIPAFEWQSNMKHLHPVSVEFDEKSRVHVFDRAGPALRTLYVGNQDCLDIILSNDCQRKALLLKVPKEYDLVLFFDDENMRSLFVNNLCSESLEGAGIGKKVTMREMRERDLLKEALTKEQRERIVETFIRQAFSKVLEIDRGEAGDMSGVSHQKAKEVLQCELTASEFAEALSLKPDSLFVESMFTLADKDGNGYLSFQEFLDVIVIFMKGSSEEKSKLMFAMNDIDRNGYLSKDEFVRMLRSFFEISNGSLSKTQADDGIKALMQAGGFENKEKITWQDFHFLLQDHEKELQFAQINVKGMEKQGRKRFSRDQRVSFICPADSPKSEGSELRRRKLLHIKTPNIYVKPKREQYIKNPVQQKVQQFKRFVENYRRHIVCFLFVYGITAGVTIERCYYYGIRAEATGMPEVSAVGVIVARGSAAAISFLFPYMLLTVCRNLITICRETFLNHYIPFDAAIDFHRFMAMTAIVLSVVHTLGHIINIYVFSVSNLSILSCLFPRVFSNNGSELPPKWSWWFFETVPGITGILLLIVFSIMYVFASHYFRRISFRGFWITHYLYVIVYILTVIHGSFALLQEPRFHIFLIPPALLFLLDKLISLNRKKVEIPVIRAELLPSGVTHLEFKKPQGFVYRSGQWVRVACLMLGTDEYHPFTLTSAPHEETLSLHIRAVGPWTSRLREIYTEESLLEFGAYPKLYLDGPFGEGHQEWVDFEVSVLVGGGIGVTPFASILKDLVFKSSIKSKFLCKKVYFIWVTRTQRQFEWVSDIIREVEELDTQELVSVHTYITQVAEKFDLRTTMLYVCERHFQKVWNRSLFTGLRSVTHFGRPPFVSFFSSLQEVHPEVAKIGVFSCGPPGLTKNVEKACQQMNKRDQAHFVHHYENF; this is encoded by the exons ATGAATATCCCAGTACCTAAAGGGGATCCAATTTTTGACCCTTCCTCAACTGGCAAAGTCCTGCTTCCCTACCAGAGAACACAATATGCTGAAGAAACTGGCCAGAGTCCCAGCAACCCTCGCATTCAG TTGAACCTGGTGTCAGCATGGATTGATGGCAGCTCCATATATGGCCACTCCAGTTCTTGGTCTGACTCCCTGAGGAGCTTCTCTGGAGGTCTATTAGCTTCAGGTTCTGAGCGGGACATGCCACGTCTTGAGTCTGGACTCAGGTTCATGTGGAGTGCCCCAAACCCTTCTACTCGAGAGCATGGAACAAATGGCCTGTATG AGTTGGGCAATGCATGGGCCAATGAGAACATGTTCACTGCTGCAGAAGGGATTATATGGTTTCGCTACCACAATTATGTCGCCTCCAAGCTGCACGAGGAACACCCAGAGTGGTCAGACGAGAGGCTCTTTCAGAATGCCAGAAAGACCGTTGTGGCCACATTTCAG AACATTGTAGCCTATGAATGGCTTCCTGCATATCTGGGAGACAAAATGCTCAGTGCTTATCCAG GTTATCAGAAGTTTGTTGACCCAGGTATCTCTCCTGAGTTTCAAGTTGCAGCCATTAGATTTGGTATTACTATGGCCCCGCCTGGTGTTTACATGAG AAATAAAACCTGTAATTTCCGAGAAATTATTAACTCAGATGGGAGACCCTCTCCTGCAATACGTCTGTGCAACAGTTTCTGGATTCGTCAG agTCCTAACATGAAGACAAGCCAAGATATTGATGAGTTAATTATGGGCATGGCGTCCCAGATTTCAGAGAAAGAAGACAATATTGTAGTTGAAGATCTTAGAG ATTTCATGTACGGACCCCTGAGATTCACTCGAACTGATCTTGTAGCTCTAACTATAAACAGAGGAAGAGACTTTGGCCTACCCACTTACACCGAAGTCAGAAAGGCTTTTGATCTGCCGCTTTTAAAAACGATTAAAGATATAAATCCAGAGCTCTACCGCGCCAACCCACAG CTACTAAAAGGCATTGCTGAGCTGTATGATGCAGATATTTCTAAATTGGAGCTCTTTGTTGGAGGACTGCTGGAGTCTGTGgatggtcctggtccagttttcTCTGCCATAATCCTGGACCAGTTTGAACGGATCCGAAATGGAGATCGCTTCTggtttgaaaataaacaaaatgg TTTGTTTACAGATGAAGAGATTCAAATAATCCGCAACACAACATTTCATGATGTCATTGTTGCAGTCACAAGCTCTGGCTCCACAGATATACAAGAAAATGTGTTCTTCTGGACAAATG GTGACCCTTGTCCTCAGCCTACACAGCTAACTGCATCAGCACTCCAGCCCTGCACTAATGCTACCAAACTTAATTACTTTGATGGAGACAAAGCaggatttatattttttattactgtccTCATCCTTTTTCCCTTTG TGAGTTTGCTTGTGGCCTGGTTGGTGGCAATATTgaagaaatacaaatataataagcttcagagagaaagaaaatctGTTAATAGGACAGATGAGCCCACGGTTGGGATCCCAg cttttgagTGGCAAAGCAATATGAAACATCTCCATCCTGTCAGTGTGGAGTTTGACGAAAAGAGTCGAGTCCATGTTTTTGACAGGGCCGGACCTGCTCTCCGGACCCTGTATGTGGGAAACCAGGACTGTCTGGACATCATTTTATCTAACGACTGTCAACGCAAAGCTCTGCTCCTCAAAGTGCCCAAGGAATATGATCTG GTGCTGTTTTTTGATGATGAGAATATGCGCTCCTTATTTGTGAACAATCTCTGCTCAGAATCTCTTGAGGGTGCAGGCATTGGGAAAAAGGTGACgatgagagaaatgagagagagggacctGCTGAAAGAAGCTTTGACCAAAGAACAACGGGAGCGGATAGTGGAGACATTCATAAGACAGGCTTTCTCCAAG GTTTTGGAAATAGACCGGGGAGAGGCTGGAGACATGAGTGGTGTGTCCCATCAAAAGGCCAAAGAAGTGCTGCAGTGTGAGCTCACTGCCTCCGAGTTCGCTGAAGCCCTCAGCCTCAAACCAGACTCTCTGTTTGTGGAGTCCATGTTCACATTAGCCGATAAAGATGGGAATGGTTACCTCTCTTTTCAGGAGTTTCTTGAtgtcattgttatttttatgaaag GTTCCTCTGAAGAAAAATCCAAACTAATGTTTGCCATGAACGACATTGATAGAAATGGCTACTTATCGAAGGACGAGTTTGTCAGGATGCTAAG GTCTTTTTTTGAAATCTCTAATGGGTCTTTGTCTAAGACCCAGGCTGATGATGGCATTAAAGCGCTGATGCAGGCTGGAGGTTTCGAAAACAAGGAGAAAATCACATGGCAGGACTTCCACTTTCTCCTCCAAGACCATGAGAAGGAGCTGCAGTTTGCCCAGATTAATGTTAAAG GGATGGAGAAACAAGGCAGGAAACGCTTCAGCCGAGACCAAAGAGTGTCCTTCATCTGCCCTGCCGATAG TCCAAAGTCGGAAGGATCAGAACTACGTAGGAGGAAATT actcCATATTAAAACTCCAAACATCTATGTGAAACCAAAACGTGAGCAGTACATAAAGAACCCGGTCCAGCAGAAGGTGCAGCAGTTCAAACGCTTCGTTGAGAACTACAGACGCCATATTGTCTGCTTCCTGTTTGTGTATGGAATCACAGCTGGGGTCACCATAGAGAGATGTTACT ACTATGGTATCCGAGCTGAAGCTACAGGGATGCCTGAAGTGTCCGCAGTGGGGGTAATTGTGGCTCGTGGTTCAGCGGCTGCTATCTCCTTCCTGTTTCCCTACATGCTCCTCACCGTGTGCCGAAACCTCATCACCATTTGCAGAGAAACCTTTCTCAACCATTATATCCCTTTTGATGCTGCCATAGATTTTCACAGATTTATGGCTATGACTGCTATTGTCCTGTCAG TTGTCCACACTCTGGGACATATTATCAACATCTACGTGTTCTCGGTCAGTAACCTCAGCATCCTGTCCTGTCTGTTCCCAAGAGTCTTCAGCAACAATGG gtCAGAACTTCCTCCCAAGTGGTCATGGTGGTTTTTTGAAACAGTTCCAG GAATAACTGGTATTCTACTCCTCATTGTATTTTCAATCATGTATGTCTTTGCCTCACACTACTTTCGACGCATTAGTTTTCGTGGATTTTGGATTACACATTATCTTTATGTTATTGTTTACATCTTG ACAGTGATTCATGGCAGTTTTGCTTTGCTTCAAGAGCCtcgttttcacatttttttgatCCCCCCTGCGCTGCTGTTTTTACTGGACAAACTCATCAGTCTGAACAGGAAGAAAGTGGAGATTCCAGTCATTAGGGCGGAGCTACTGCCTTCAG GTGTGACACACCTAGAGTTCAAAAAGCCACAGGGCTTTGTATATCGCTCAGGCCAGTGGGTGCGTGTGGCCTGCCTGATGCTGGGCACAGATGAGTACCATCCCTTCACCCTGACATCAGCCCCGCATGAGGAGACCCTAAGCCTGCACATTCGTGCTGTGGGGCCATGGACCAGCCGCCTCCGTGAGATCTACACCGAGGAGAGCCTGCTGGAGTTTGGAGCCTATCCAAAA CTATACCTGGACGGCCCGTTTGGTGAAGGCCATCAAGAATGGGTGGACTTTGAGGTGTCTGTTCTGGTTGGAGGAGGAATTGGAGTCACACCATTTGCGTCAATCCTCAAAGATCTGGTTTTCAAGTCCTCCATCAAGTCTAAGTTTCTGTGTAAAAAG GTGTACTTTATCTGGGTGACCCGTACTCAGCGTCAGTTCGAGTGGGTGTCGGACATCATtagagaggtggaggagctggACACTCAGGAGCTGGTCTCTGTGCACACGTACATCACTCAAGTGGCTGAGAAGTTTGACCTCCGCACGACCATGCTG TATGTGTGTGAGCGGCACTTTCAGAAGGTGTGGAACCGCAGTCTGTTCACAGGCCTGCGCTCCGTTACCCACTTCGGACGACCTCCTTTTGTGTCCTTCTTCAGCTCCCTGCAGGAAGTTCACCCTGAG GTGGCAAAGATCGGTGTGTTCAGCTGTGGGCCTCCAGGACTGACCAAAAATGTGGAGAAAGCCTGTCAGCAGATGAACAAGCGAGACCAAGCCCACTTTGTACATCACTATGAGAACTTTTAA